The DNA window ACGAACTCGACCGCCTGCTGGTGGGCCTGTCCGACGGCTCCGGCGGGTTCACCGGGCTCGGCTATCTCGAGTACGTGCCCGAGGACCAGGGGCTCCGGCTGATCTCGCCCGTGGCAGAGCCGCCGAAAGCGCTTAGACTGGGCTCCGTCCGTCTGGAGGACAGCTTCCGCGTGAGGCGCGTCGACCTCCGGAACCTCTTCGGCACCGAGTGAAAGGGCTACCGCTTGCCGTCGCTGATCAAGAAGCGCCGCAAGAAGATGCGCAAGAAGAAGCACAAGAAGCTCCTGAAGCGCACGCGGCACCAGCGCATGAAGCTGGGCAAGTAAGCCCGAGCCCGTTCGTGCGCGCGCCACGGTTCCGGCTCGTCCGGTCCTCGGCCGCGATCGCGGTCGCGGCTTTCGCGCTCTCGGCCTGCGGTCCATCCTCGCCCTCGCCGTCGCCGGGCTCGCGTCCGGTGAGCTTCACGGTCCCCGGCGGCGTGGAGCTGGAAGGACGGGTGTTCGAAGCCGAGGGAGCATCGGCCGGGGTCGTGCTGGCGCACATGCAACCCGCCGACCAGTCCTCGTGGTTCGAGTACGCGGAGACGCTCGCCGACGAGGGGTATCGAACGCTCACGTTCAACTTCCGCGGCTACTGCCCGGGC is part of the Actinomycetota bacterium genome and encodes:
- a CDS encoding AURKAIP1/COX24 domain-containing protein, translating into MPSLIKKRRKKMRKKKHKKLLKRTRHQRMKLGK